One genomic segment of Sander lucioperca isolate FBNREF2018 chromosome 10, SLUC_FBN_1.2, whole genome shotgun sequence includes these proteins:
- the ntrk1 gene encoding high affinity nerve growth factor receptor isoform X1, protein MAVAPRALAFPLPLVLALLSLAPAPTLGGCPAACRCSFAMLQCLEPNGITSIPALAPQESENVTEIYIENQAALENITEIDLVNYRELKNLTVTSCKLRLISANAFQHNLKLQYVNLASNYLEHISWRVFHFLPLLNLVLRDNPLICSCDLHWLQQWQWNERGDLENQMLSCFSHDREEPLNSLVIQNCSLPDVKIVSFKDSKIQEGGNLTFACQVTGSPTPNVRWRTDELHSHFFTQERIWGSTLELVLFLTNVSSSDNLHNLTCEAENQAGPGEEMVQLDIEFPVKILFLRDAVQQHHWCFPFAVDGNPEPIITWQYNGNKLKESIYTYTQLIPDSGDGSVKHGCLFLNKPTHINNGFYTLIVQNKLGRDEATATGIFMDNPFDPLDPEGIIPVLDVEPIPTDKSDMDVTENAESRVFVVSVAVGLALFACTFLLIMILVINKCGQHSKFGIHRSSVLGTEDDLAVSLRFMNFGTSPPSSDEDSGLSSFVENPQYFCGIIKEKDMCVQHIKRQDIVLKWELGEGAFGKVYLAECANLSPDSNKMLVAIKTLKDANESTRQDFQREAELLTVLQHQHIVRFYGVCTDGEPLAMVFEYMRHGDLNRFLRAHGPDARILEESKMPPLGQLTLPQMLHIAAQIASGMVYLASLHFVHRDLATRNCLVGEGLVVKIGDFGMSRDIYSTDYYRVGGRTMLPIRWMPPESIMYRKFTTESDIWSFGVVLWEIFTYGKQPWYQLSNSEAIECITQGRELERPRTCPKEVYLLMQGCWQREPQQRMVIKDIHSRLLALVKNPPVYLDILG, encoded by the exons TTACATCGAAAACCAAGCAGCGCTGGAGAATATAACAGAAATTGATCTTGTTAACTACAGAGAGCTGAAGAACCT cACGGTCACATCATGTAAGTTGAGGCTCATCTCTGCCAATGCCTTCCAACACAACCTCAAGCTCCAGTATGT GAACCTGGCATCAAACTATCTGGAACACATCTCCTGGAGGGTGTTTCATTTTCTCCCACTGCTCAACCT AGTTTTGAGGGACAACCCTCTTATTTGCTCCTGTGACCTCCACTGGCTCCAGCAGTGGCAGTGGAATGAACGCGGTGACCTGGAAAACCAAATGTTGTCTTGTTTCTCCCATGATCGAGAAGAACCCCTCAACTCTTTGGTGATACAAAACTGCA GTCTGCCTGATGTGAAGATCGTCTCTTTCAAAGATTCAAAGATTCAAGAAGGAGGAAACCTGACATTTGCATGTCAAGTGACAGGAAGTCCTACTCCCAATGTGAGATGGCGAACTGATGAGCTCCACTCTCACTTCTTTACCCAG GAGAGAATCTGGGGCTCCACATTAGAGCTGGTCCTTTTCCTCACCAACGTTTCTTCCAGTGACAACCTGCACAACCTAACTTGTGAGGCCGAGAACCAAGCTGGGCCAGGAGAGGAGATGGTGCAATTGGACATAGAGT TTCCAGTCAAAATCCTCTTCCTAAGGGATGCCGTGCAGCAGCACCACTGGTGTTTCCCCTTTGCTGTGGATGGAAATCCTGAACCAATCATCACCTGGCAATACAACGGCAACAAACTCAAAGAGAGCATCTACACATACACCCAGCTCATCCCTGACTCAGGTGACGGGTCAGTGAAACACGGATGTCTCTTCCtcaacaagcccacacacatcAACAACGGCTTCTACACTCTGATCGTGCAAAACAAACTGGGAAGGGATGAGGCCACAGCCACTGGGATATTTATGGACAACCCCTTCGACCCGCTCGATCCTGAGGGGATAATTCCAG TCCTTGATGTTGAGCCAA TTCCTACAGACAAATCAGACATGGACGTCACAGAGAACGCTGAGAGTCGAGTGTTTGTG GTGTCTGTGGCTGTGGGTCTTGCGTTGTTTGCCTGCACTTTCCTTCTCATCATGATTTTGGTTATTAACAAGTGTGGCCAGCATTCCAAGTTTGGTATTCACC GTTCATCAGTTTTGGGCACTGAGGATGACCTGGCTGTGTCACTTCGTTTCATGAACTTTGGAACGAGCCCACCTTCCTCAGATGAAGACTCTGGTTTATCCAGTTTTGTAGAGAATCCACAATACTTCTGCGGCATCATCAAAGAGAAAGACATGT GTGTCCAGCATATTAAACGGCAGGACATTGTGTTGAAGTGGGAGCTGGGTGAAGGAGCGTTTGGCAAAGTCTACCTGGCAGAGTGCGCCAACCTCAGCCCCGACAGCAACAAGATGTTGGTCGCCATCAAG ACTCTAAAGGACGCCAACGAGTCGACACGGCAGGACTTCCAGAGGGAGGCCGAGCTGCTGACGGTGCTCCAACACCAGCACATTGTGCGGTTCTACGGCGTCTGTACAGACGGAGAGCCGCTGGCCATGGTGTTCGAATACATGAGGCACGGAGACCTTAACCGATTTCTTAG AGCTCACGGCCCTGATGCTCGTATCCTGGAGGAGTCGAAGATGCCCCCGCTGGGTCAGCTCACTCTGCCTCAGATGCTCCACATCGCCGCCCAGATCGCCTCAGGTATGGTCTACCTGGCGTCGCTGCACTTCGTCCACCGTGACCTGGCAACCCGCAACTGTCTGGTGGGGGAGGGCCTGGTGGTCAAAATTGGAGACTTTGGCATGTCCCGAGACATCTACAGTACAGATTATTATCGG gTGGGCGGACGTACGATGCTGCCGATCCGCTGGATGCCCCCGGAGAGCATCATGTACAGGAAGTTCACCACGGAGAGCGACATCTGGAGCTTCGGTGTTGTCCTCTGGGAGATCTTCACCTACGGCAAACAGCCCTGGTACCAGCTGTCCAACAGTGAG GCCATCGAATGCATCACGCAGGGACGGGAACTGGAAAGGCCACGCACCTGCCCCAAGGAGGTGTACCTGCTGATGCAGGGCTGCTGGCAGAGAGAGCCCCAGCAGAGGATGGTCATCAAAGACATCCATAGCCGTCTGCTGGCCCTGGTCAAGAACCCACCGGTGTACTTGGATATCCTGGGCTAA
- the ntrk1 gene encoding high affinity nerve growth factor receptor isoform X2: MAVAPRALAFPLPLVLALLSLAPAPTLGGCPAACRCSFAMLQCLEPNGITSIPALAPQESENVTEIYIENQAALENITEIDLVNYRELKNLTVTSCKLRLISANAFQHNLKLQYVNLASNYLEHISWRVFHFLPLLNLVLRDNPLICSCDLHWLQQWQWNERGDLENQMLSCFSHDREEPLNSLVIQNCSLPDVKIVSFKDSKIQEGGNLTFACQVTGSPTPNVRWRTDELHSHFFTQERIWGSTLELVLFLTNVSSSDNLHNLTCEAENQAGPGEEMVQLDIEFPVKILFLRDAVQQHHWCFPFAVDGNPEPIITWQYNGNKLKESIYTYTQLIPDSGDGSVKHGCLFLNKPTHINNGFYTLIVQNKLGRDEATATGIFMDNPFDPLDPEGIIPVPTDKSDMDVTENAESRVFVVSVAVGLALFACTFLLIMILVINKCGQHSKFGIHRSSVLGTEDDLAVSLRFMNFGTSPPSSDEDSGLSSFVENPQYFCGIIKEKDMCVQHIKRQDIVLKWELGEGAFGKVYLAECANLSPDSNKMLVAIKTLKDANESTRQDFQREAELLTVLQHQHIVRFYGVCTDGEPLAMVFEYMRHGDLNRFLRAHGPDARILEESKMPPLGQLTLPQMLHIAAQIASGMVYLASLHFVHRDLATRNCLVGEGLVVKIGDFGMSRDIYSTDYYRVGGRTMLPIRWMPPESIMYRKFTTESDIWSFGVVLWEIFTYGKQPWYQLSNSEAIECITQGRELERPRTCPKEVYLLMQGCWQREPQQRMVIKDIHSRLLALVKNPPVYLDILG; encoded by the exons TTACATCGAAAACCAAGCAGCGCTGGAGAATATAACAGAAATTGATCTTGTTAACTACAGAGAGCTGAAGAACCT cACGGTCACATCATGTAAGTTGAGGCTCATCTCTGCCAATGCCTTCCAACACAACCTCAAGCTCCAGTATGT GAACCTGGCATCAAACTATCTGGAACACATCTCCTGGAGGGTGTTTCATTTTCTCCCACTGCTCAACCT AGTTTTGAGGGACAACCCTCTTATTTGCTCCTGTGACCTCCACTGGCTCCAGCAGTGGCAGTGGAATGAACGCGGTGACCTGGAAAACCAAATGTTGTCTTGTTTCTCCCATGATCGAGAAGAACCCCTCAACTCTTTGGTGATACAAAACTGCA GTCTGCCTGATGTGAAGATCGTCTCTTTCAAAGATTCAAAGATTCAAGAAGGAGGAAACCTGACATTTGCATGTCAAGTGACAGGAAGTCCTACTCCCAATGTGAGATGGCGAACTGATGAGCTCCACTCTCACTTCTTTACCCAG GAGAGAATCTGGGGCTCCACATTAGAGCTGGTCCTTTTCCTCACCAACGTTTCTTCCAGTGACAACCTGCACAACCTAACTTGTGAGGCCGAGAACCAAGCTGGGCCAGGAGAGGAGATGGTGCAATTGGACATAGAGT TTCCAGTCAAAATCCTCTTCCTAAGGGATGCCGTGCAGCAGCACCACTGGTGTTTCCCCTTTGCTGTGGATGGAAATCCTGAACCAATCATCACCTGGCAATACAACGGCAACAAACTCAAAGAGAGCATCTACACATACACCCAGCTCATCCCTGACTCAGGTGACGGGTCAGTGAAACACGGATGTCTCTTCCtcaacaagcccacacacatcAACAACGGCTTCTACACTCTGATCGTGCAAAACAAACTGGGAAGGGATGAGGCCACAGCCACTGGGATATTTATGGACAACCCCTTCGACCCGCTCGATCCTGAGGGGATAATTCCAG TTCCTACAGACAAATCAGACATGGACGTCACAGAGAACGCTGAGAGTCGAGTGTTTGTG GTGTCTGTGGCTGTGGGTCTTGCGTTGTTTGCCTGCACTTTCCTTCTCATCATGATTTTGGTTATTAACAAGTGTGGCCAGCATTCCAAGTTTGGTATTCACC GTTCATCAGTTTTGGGCACTGAGGATGACCTGGCTGTGTCACTTCGTTTCATGAACTTTGGAACGAGCCCACCTTCCTCAGATGAAGACTCTGGTTTATCCAGTTTTGTAGAGAATCCACAATACTTCTGCGGCATCATCAAAGAGAAAGACATGT GTGTCCAGCATATTAAACGGCAGGACATTGTGTTGAAGTGGGAGCTGGGTGAAGGAGCGTTTGGCAAAGTCTACCTGGCAGAGTGCGCCAACCTCAGCCCCGACAGCAACAAGATGTTGGTCGCCATCAAG ACTCTAAAGGACGCCAACGAGTCGACACGGCAGGACTTCCAGAGGGAGGCCGAGCTGCTGACGGTGCTCCAACACCAGCACATTGTGCGGTTCTACGGCGTCTGTACAGACGGAGAGCCGCTGGCCATGGTGTTCGAATACATGAGGCACGGAGACCTTAACCGATTTCTTAG AGCTCACGGCCCTGATGCTCGTATCCTGGAGGAGTCGAAGATGCCCCCGCTGGGTCAGCTCACTCTGCCTCAGATGCTCCACATCGCCGCCCAGATCGCCTCAGGTATGGTCTACCTGGCGTCGCTGCACTTCGTCCACCGTGACCTGGCAACCCGCAACTGTCTGGTGGGGGAGGGCCTGGTGGTCAAAATTGGAGACTTTGGCATGTCCCGAGACATCTACAGTACAGATTATTATCGG gTGGGCGGACGTACGATGCTGCCGATCCGCTGGATGCCCCCGGAGAGCATCATGTACAGGAAGTTCACCACGGAGAGCGACATCTGGAGCTTCGGTGTTGTCCTCTGGGAGATCTTCACCTACGGCAAACAGCCCTGGTACCAGCTGTCCAACAGTGAG GCCATCGAATGCATCACGCAGGGACGGGAACTGGAAAGGCCACGCACCTGCCCCAAGGAGGTGTACCTGCTGATGCAGGGCTGCTGGCAGAGAGAGCCCCAGCAGAGGATGGTCATCAAAGACATCCATAGCCGTCTGCTGGCCCTGGTCAAGAACCCACCGGTGTACTTGGATATCCTGGGCTAA